The following are encoded in a window of Doryrhamphus excisus isolate RoL2022-K1 chromosome 16, RoL_Dexc_1.0, whole genome shotgun sequence genomic DNA:
- the tspan31 gene encoding tetraspanin-31: MVCGGFTCSKNALCSLNVVYMLVGLLLIGVAAWGKGFGLVSSIHIIGGVIAVGVFLLLIAIVGLIGAIHHHQVMLFFYMVILFIVFLFQFGVSCSCLAMNRGQQEVFLNSAWEILENKTKADLESQLNCCGLFEQDLQNCPASCKNTTPCFTCGDMMLNHASEALKILGGVGLFFSFTEILGVWLAVRYRNQKDPRANPSAFL; this comes from the exons CTGGTCGGCCTGCTGCTGATCGGTGTGGCAGCATGGGGGAAAGGCTTTGGCCTGGTGTCGAGCATTCACATCATCGGCGGCGTGATTGCGGTGGGCGTCTTCCTCCTGCTCATCGCCATCGTGGGCCTCATCGGAGCGATACACCACCACCAAGTCATGCTCTTCTTT TACATGGTCATTCTTTTCATTGTGTTCCTCTTTCAATTCGGAGTGTCCTGTTCCTGTCTTGCGATGAACCGCGGTCAGCAG gaGGTATTTCTGAACTCTGCGTGggaaattttggaaaataagaCCAAAGCCGACTTGGAGAGTCAGCTGAACTGCTGCGGGCTGTTTGAGCAGGATCTACAAAACTGTCCCGCT TCATGCAAGAACACTACTCCCTGTTTCACCTGCGGGGATATGATGCTCAATCACGCCAGTGAAGCGCTCAAGATCCTCGGAGGTGTTGGACTCTTCTTCAGCTTCACAGAG ATTTTGGGTGTTTGGCTCGCAGTGCGCTACCGGAACCAGAAGGATCCACGAGCGAACCCAAGTGCTTTCCTATAG